A window of Anas acuta chromosome 8, bAnaAcu1.1, whole genome shotgun sequence contains these coding sequences:
- the EPHX4 gene encoding epoxide hydrolase 4 isoform X1 produces the protein MYRTDLDRFQQKKDQSMFQIRWQCPTCVLGDRKDCCNNRKKGTERSTRKGTPNSLPSQKRKIGVTLGRTEPKVPTISIVNMKIRKQLFQFQSSFQDQNDSGLRFHYVAAGERGKPLMLLLHGFPEFWYSWRHQLREFKSEYRVVALDLRGYGETDAPSHKENYKLDCLITDIKDILESLGYNKCVLIGHDWGGMIAWLVAICYPEMVTKLIVVNFPHPSVFTEYILRHPSQLIKSAYYFFFQMPWFPEFMFTVNDFKVLKSLFTSQATGIGRKGCRLTAEDIEAYLYVFSQPGALTGPINHYRNIFSCLPLQHHEVTMPTLLLWGEKDAFMEVDMAEITRIYVKNHFRLTILSEASHWLQQDQPDIVNKLIWTFLKEETRKRE, from the exons ATGTATCGTACAGACCTGGACAGatttcagcaaaagaaagacCAAAGCATGTTTCAGATAAGATGGCAATGTCCTACATGTGTCTTGGGGGACCGCAAGGACTGTTGCAATAACAGAAAAAAGGGAACTGAAAGGAGCACCCGAAAAG GGACTCCAAATTCACTGCCAtcccagaagagaaaaattggTGTAACTTTGGGCAGAACTGAGCCAAAAGTTCCTACTATATCAATAGTGAACATGAAGATAAGAAAGCAATTATTTCAATTCCAGAGCTCTTTCCAAGACCAAAAT GATTCAGGGTTAAGATTCCACTATGTGGCTGCTGGAGAAAGGGGTAAACCACTCATGCTGCTGCTTCATGGCTTTCCAGAATTCTG GTATTCTTGGCGCCATCAACTGCGGGAATTTAAAAGTGAATATCGAGTGGTGGCCCTGGATTTGAGAGGTTATGGAGAAACAGATGCTCCTTCtcacaaagaaaattacaaGTTAGATTGCCTGATAACAGATATAAAGGATATTTTGGAATCTCTGG GATACAACAAGTGCGTGTTGATTGGCCACGACTGGGGAGGAATGATCGCTTGGTTAGTGGCTATATGTTACCCTGAAATGGTGACAAAGCTGATTGTGGTTAATTTCCCTCATCCTTCTGTGTTTACAG aatacaTTCTACGACATCCATCACAATTGATTAAATCTGCTTACTACTTCTTTTTCCAAATGCCATGGTTTCCTGAATTCATGTTTACAGTAAATGATTTCAAG GTTCTGAAAAGTTTATTTACCAGCCAAGCCACTGGAATTGGAAGGAAAGGCTGCAGATTAACAGCAGAGGATATTGAAGCTTATCTGTACGTCTTTTCACAACCCGGAGCATTAACTGGACCCATCAaccactacagaaatattttcag ctgcctACCTCTGCAGCACCATGAAGTCACCATGCCAACCCTGCTgttatggggagaaaaagatgcCTTTATGGAAGTTGATATGGCAGAAATTACACGGATTTATgttaaaaatcatttcagatTAACTATTTTGTCTGAGGCCAGTCATTGGCTCCAGCAGGATCAACCTGACATAGTGAACAAGTTGATATGGACCTTTCTAAAGgaagagacaagaaaaagagaatga
- the EPHX4 gene encoding epoxide hydrolase 4 isoform X2, with protein MARPGAACPPPARRLLAAARALLFWALVYGYCGLCACIAGLRLLWSIGRRPGETFRRAVRENPPACLNDPSLGTHCYVRIKDSGLRFHYVAAGERGKPLMLLLHGFPEFWYSWRHQLREFKSEYRVVALDLRGYGETDAPSHKENYKLDCLITDIKDILESLGYNKCVLIGHDWGGMIAWLVAICYPEMVTKLIVVNFPHPSVFTEYILRHPSQLIKSAYYFFFQMPWFPEFMFTVNDFKVLKSLFTSQATGIGRKGCRLTAEDIEAYLYVFSQPGALTGPINHYRNIFSCLPLQHHEVTMPTLLLWGEKDAFMEVDMAEITRIYVKNHFRLTILSEASHWLQQDQPDIVNKLIWTFLKEETRKRE; from the exons atGGCGAGACCCGGCGCTGCgtgcccgccgcccgcccgccggcTGCTGGCGGCCGCCCGGGCGCTGCTCTTCTGGGCGCTGGTGTACGGCTACTGCGGGCTGTGCGCCTGCATCGCCGGGCTGCGGCTGCTCTGGAGCATCGGCCGGCGGCCGGGCGAGACGTTCCGCCGGGCGGTGCGGGAGAACCCCCCCGCCTGCCTCAACGACCCCTCGCTGGGCACCCACTGCTACGTCCGGATCAAG GATTCAGGGTTAAGATTCCACTATGTGGCTGCTGGAGAAAGGGGTAAACCACTCATGCTGCTGCTTCATGGCTTTCCAGAATTCTG GTATTCTTGGCGCCATCAACTGCGGGAATTTAAAAGTGAATATCGAGTGGTGGCCCTGGATTTGAGAGGTTATGGAGAAACAGATGCTCCTTCtcacaaagaaaattacaaGTTAGATTGCCTGATAACAGATATAAAGGATATTTTGGAATCTCTGG GATACAACAAGTGCGTGTTGATTGGCCACGACTGGGGAGGAATGATCGCTTGGTTAGTGGCTATATGTTACCCTGAAATGGTGACAAAGCTGATTGTGGTTAATTTCCCTCATCCTTCTGTGTTTACAG aatacaTTCTACGACATCCATCACAATTGATTAAATCTGCTTACTACTTCTTTTTCCAAATGCCATGGTTTCCTGAATTCATGTTTACAGTAAATGATTTCAAG GTTCTGAAAAGTTTATTTACCAGCCAAGCCACTGGAATTGGAAGGAAAGGCTGCAGATTAACAGCAGAGGATATTGAAGCTTATCTGTACGTCTTTTCACAACCCGGAGCATTAACTGGACCCATCAaccactacagaaatattttcag ctgcctACCTCTGCAGCACCATGAAGTCACCATGCCAACCCTGCTgttatggggagaaaaagatgcCTTTATGGAAGTTGATATGGCAGAAATTACACGGATTTATgttaaaaatcatttcagatTAACTATTTTGTCTGAGGCCAGTCATTGGCTCCAGCAGGATCAACCTGACATAGTGAACAAGTTGATATGGACCTTTCTAAAGgaagagacaagaaaaagagaatga